TCAATTTACACATTCAAAAGTGCGCCAAAATTCACACCATTTTATGTCAGACAAAAGTATACCTTTCCATTGGTTTTCTCTTGGGCTTTGAGTATGGTGTCAGCAAAACGGCTTCGCAAAAGAGCTGCACGATACAGCTTATCGGGAGAGACTTGTCTCTCTGATGGTGCATTCTCCCCTATAATTTGTTACAGCATTACGGTGTGAGATGATGCCCCAAAACTAACAGCACAAGATTTCTTCGTTATTTCATTTGCTTACCCTCTTGACGCCCATCAACTTCACCAGAAACAGGAATAGAGTGAGACTTCTGCTCAACATGGCCCACCCCATTTACAGAATCTGTAAGGAAAAATACAAGTAAAAGTAAAAACTAAGGAAATGCATATTATCATCCAGTAACATTGCTAGTCACAGTAGAGGTAGCAAGATGGGTGGTTCAGGCATTTTTGGTAATAAGTCAGAACAAGTTGGCGTCAAAATGGAAATTTTTTTAGTATCGAAATACGCAGAGATGCATTGACCCCGTAACACTTTCCGGTCCATCTTTTAGGGTTATTATATGACGATGCATTGATTGTGATTACAATTATAAGGGTCTGTAACCGGTAAAAATAAACCATGGCAACATCTGTTATGTCAGTTTACCAATTCAGTTTTTAGGTGAACCTTTTCAGTTTACCAATTCAGTTTTTAGGTAAACCTTTTTGGTTGATGCAGTCATAAGTGAAGGTCTGAAATTGTCACCTCTAACTTTTTGCATATATTGAATTTTTTTTACTTAAAACACATAACACTCACCTTCTGCATCACGAGGGACAGCTGTAACTTTTTCTACATTAGCTTCAGAGCCCAATGTGTCCTAACAGTTAACAGAAGAGCAACACATACACATCAGTATTCAAATGCATTGCGGCCATTCAAATTTTTTATCTGTAGTTAGCATATATACGATTAAAAGATCATAATCAGATAATTAGCTGTAGTCACAATGCTCTTTAGAAATGAGTATTTGGATGTGCTTTTAATGTTTGAGGTTGTGATAAGCAGATAATGAGATTTTAATATATTTTACTTTAATAACTTCTTCAAATAAAGCAACTAAAGAAggttttaaaaatttatacatacttCAGTCCAGTATTTATAGTTTATTAAACTGACATATAAACAGCATACCGTAATTTTGTTCACTGCAGCAGAAAGCCTTGCAGCATTTGATTTACTGCCAGACGAACTGTCTGAATCTGATTCTGCAAGAACACACGAAGGGAAAGAAAATCTTCTTTCAAAACTTGAACAATCTCCTGGTATAAATATTAATGTGCACATGCAATGATACATTTTATTTAATAGACAATCATTGGTTCGCCATAGACATAACTATCAACTAGTGTTATCGGAACAAACAATTGACTATCAGATACGAACCGTAGAACCACGTAAGGTACCCACTAAAACTGTTGCATCATCAAAAAGACACAACTTTCCAAATTACTTTTTAAATGCAAACAAAAACATTTTACGTCGATATACAAGTTAGAAAGAGCAGGTTCCTAGATATAAATTAAAGATCTTATAGTTAAAGAGTTAAAGAGGTGGTGGGTTCAAGTCCACCTATGGACATTTAAATATATTCCGAAAAATTCGTGTCAGGTGTGTGATTTTGCCTTAGAAAAACACTTGCGGTCACACAATCAACAGCCATTAAACAAATTAGATGAGAATTTAAACAACGAGATGAGATAATAAGTCATCAAAACACCAGAGCAAGAAAACCGATAAGCTATTCAAGTAGTTAATAAACTTCTGTTTAATTAGAACATAAAGACTCATTTAATGAAATTTCACAAGGCTCAAAGAAACACAAACCACTGGATGATCCAGATTCACTACTAGAGCTACTTGAACTACTGCATTTACTGTTCTTGGCAGCTGTATCCTTCTCTATTTCTACCGGAGGAAAGCTTGAGATAGGCAGGTCATTTCCACCAATGTCTATATCCTCCTCATTACCATCATTAACTGTAACTAACAACAAATGAGTAACCAGCCAGAAAATTGATAAAGAAAAATCTAAAAAACGAAGAAAAATAAAAAGTTTGACTTTCATCATTGACCGGGAATACAACCTTTGCACGCTTGCATGGATGAGTTGCTGAATCCCGACTCATTGAGGAGCTGCAACAAAAAACACGAAATCAAAAAATCTGATGTGCACACTCAGCGAGTACATCTAGAAAAGATAAATCCCATACCTCAATTTCGCAAGTGTCAGCTTTTGATGTGTTTTTTTGTTTATCCACCATAAAATCATCTAAAAGCTTCCTCAATTTGTACAATGTATCATCACTGAGAGCGTCAATTTCAATCTCTATCTCATCATCCATTGTGTCATTCCCATTTGAACTATTTTCCTTGAGAAAATTGATAATACTTTCAGGTAAATCAGCAATTGAAGCCTCCAAGTCAGAGCTCAGTTTCTGCTTTTCAGCAATCGACATAATCCTCTTCACCGGTTCTTGCTTTATTTCGTTTCCAAACGATGCAGTCCTCTTCTTTTTTAAAGGGGGCATAGGAACAGCAGTTTCAATTTCCACAACATTCTGCCTTATAGGAATCTCCTGATCAGTAGCCACTGGTATCCTTTTCTCTATAGGTTTCCATCTAACTTCAAAAAAATTGCTCAAAGTTTCAGCCATAACATGCACATTGTTTCCACGTGGATTGTAAGTCAATGCATTTGAAAAAGTCAACCTAACATCACTCGCAAAACCCCACGGATCCACATATTTCCCTGAGTGTAGCTTTGTTTTCACCGTACCCAAATCCATCGGATGTTTGATAACAGTATAATAATCTGGGATTCTTAAAGCGACTACATCAACAGGGGTGTTAAAAACCCAACCATATTTATGATTCATCAACCGGTTCAACAATGTGTCGCATTGTTTCATCAACATCGCATGCCCCGTCCCTGTCGTTGGTGCCAATCCAGCCTTCTTAGTTTGGGACACACTATTTCTGTTCCCACCCCGTCCTGTGGGACCCCGATTCTTCGAATGCGAAGTAGGTATCGACATAGCTGGTGACAGAACATGTTCAAAACTCTTCTGGAACGTTCTAACTTGTTCAAGCTCACGTTTCAATCTTGATCCCAGTTCCTTCCTCTCAATTCTTGACAGCTTAGATAAAGATAAAACTTGAATAGGTACCCCAAACTGCTGGTAAGAATCACTACTCAAGTTTATAGTTTTCCTTTTAGGTGCACATGAATCGTCTGAACCGGCCATCTCGGTATCTATCCTCCCTGAACTACCGTATCCTTCTGATTCTGCCATTGTATCAACCGCATGCCGATAATCCGGAACAAACCCTAATGAGTAACCCTTAGAAACTTTTCTACTTTTCCCCATCATATGAGTAAAATTCTTTTGTGTAGACTCTTTACAAACTCTTTGCCCAACAAACTCAACAGGTAAAGTAGGTGCCATAAAACTCAATTCACAATAGCTCTGTATACACACTCACAATACTCATATATGCCCATAGCATCAAAACGACATACAATATTGTAGAGTACCAAGAAAAGTCAACAAATTTCCGATCCAAATTTCAGAATCTTCAAAGCGTATAGAGTTATGTGTATATCACGTATCTAAATCAGCAATAAGTGTCCAAAATTTACAGTAAATTCGACGAATAATAGCGTTTTGAAAAGTAATAACAGTCTAATCTAATAAAAAAACAAGCCCTAAACCATTCACCAGTCAAATTAGGGTAAACGAATAAAAGGAATCGGGTTACAATGATAACCGTATCGAAGATAAACCCTAAATCGAATCAAATTCGAAAGCGAgcgttaaaactaaaaactagggtTAGCGATTCAAAAATTGAAACCCTAGGTTAATGATTCGAAAGAAACGAATTGAAA
This genomic window from Rutidosis leptorrhynchoides isolate AG116_Rl617_1_P2 chromosome 2, CSIRO_AGI_Rlap_v1, whole genome shotgun sequence contains:
- the LOC139894667 gene encoding transcription factor GTE9-like, which encodes MAPTLPVEFVGQRVCKESTQKNFTHMMGKSRKVSKGYSLGFVPDYRHAVDTMAESEGYGSSGRIDTEMAGSDDSCAPKRKTINLSSDSYQQFGVPIQVLSLSKLSRIERKELGSRLKRELEQVRTFQKSFEHVLSPAMSIPTSHSKNRGPTGRGGNRNSVSQTKKAGLAPTTGTGHAMLMKQCDTLLNRLMNHKYGWVFNTPVDVVALRIPDYYTVIKHPMDLGTVKTKLHSGKYVDPWGFASDVRLTFSNALTYNPRGNNVHVMAETLSNFFEVRWKPIEKRIPVATDQEIPIRQNVVEIETAVPMPPLKKKRTASFGNEIKQEPVKRIMSIAEKQKLSSDLEASIADLPESIINFLKENSSNGNDTMDDEIEIEIDALSDDTLYKLRKLLDDFMVDKQKNTSKADTCEIELLNESGFSNSSMQACKVNDGNEEDIDIGGNDLPISSFPPVEIEKDTAAKNSKCSSSSSSSSESGSSSESDSDSSSGSKSNAARLSAAVNKITDTLGSEANVEKVTAVPRDAEDSVNGVGHVEQKSHSIPVSGEVDGRQEGENAPSERQVSPDKLYRAALLRSRFADTILKAQEKTNGKVEKQDIERLRLEKEELEKRRKEEKARLQAEARAAEEAKRNAELAAAAEAKRKRELEREAAREAIQKMEKMVEINDNSQFLEDLEMLTVAPAEPLQNFTDESSVDGFNFTGKGNPLEQLGLYMKDDDEEEEDDPQGAPVTVNDPEEGEID